A region of the Pseudonocardia cypriaca genome:
GCCGCCGGCCGGCCAAGGTCGCCAGGGAGACCGCGACGTTGGACCGGCTCAGCTCCGGGCGCCTCACCCTCGGCGTCGGTCTCGGCAGCGACCGCTTCGCCGGCGAGCTGCGCGCGACCGGCGAGGAGCTCGACGACCGGCGACGGGGGCAGATGCTCGACGCGTCACTGGAGATCCTCGCCGCCGCGTGGTCCGGCGAGCCGGTGCACCACCACGGCCCGCACTACACCGTCGACGGCATCTCCTTCCTCCCCCGACCGGTCCAGCGGCCCGGCGTGCCGGTGTGGGCCGCTGCACTCCCCGGCAGCGTCAAGCCGCTGCGCCGCGCCGCCCGCCACGACGGCTTCTTCCCTGTCAATCTCGAACACCCCGACCAGCTCGCCGAGGTGGTCACCACCGTCACCGAACTCCGCGAGGGGAAGACGACGCCGTACGACGTCGCCGTCGCCCTCCCGGCCGGAGCCGATCCGGCGCCCTACGCCGAGGCGGGCGCCACCTGGTGGCTCGCGGAGTTCGAGCCGGACACGGTGTCGCTGGACCAGGTGCGAGGCGTACTCCGCGACGGCCCGGTAGGCGTGTGACCGTCAGCGGTAGCAGTACGAGTCCGAGGACGCGTCGCCACCCTGCAGGCGGATCTGGTGGGGCCGCAGGCCCCGGAAGTCGTCCCCGTGTGGGAAGAACCGCTCGTCCACCGAGAGGCCACCGGCGGGGTCGACGTCGAGCTTCGCCATCCACGCGCCCACGCCGTCGGGGAAGAACTGGTCGTCCCATGCGCCGTAGAGCGAGTTGGTGAAGTAGACCCGGCGCCCGTCGCGGCTGACCTCGACCATCTGGGGTCCACCGGCGAGCGGCAGGTCGGGCCGGGCGGGGTGCGCGGCCCGGTCGACGATCCCGCCGAGCCGTACCGAACCCGTCTGGCGGGGGTGCGCCGGGTCGCTGACGTCGAACTGCTTCATCTCCCCGGTGCCCCAGCAGGAGACGTAGAGGAACCGGTCGTCCACGGACAGGTCGATGTCGGTGATGAGCGGCGGCACGGCGCCGAAGGGCTTCAGCGCGGGAGGCAGCCGGTCCGGGTCGGCGGGCTCGGCGGGAACGCTGATGACCTTCTCGACCTTCCACTCGTCGCCGTCGCGGAACCACCGCCAGATCGAGCCGGACAGATCCTCCGTGGAGATCACGACCCCGACGAAGCCCCAGGTGGCGTCCGGGTCGTGGGACGGGCGGACCTCAAGGACCATCTGATGCTGGGCACCCAGGTCGACGCTCTGGACGTGCCTGCCGTCGGCCAGGTCCCAGAAGTGGAGGGCGTGGCCGTACTTCCCGCCGAGCAGCAACTCGGGGACGACGCCGTCCTCGATCATCGACGGGCTGCCCCACTCGCTGGAGATCAGCGTGTTCTGGTTGAGGTGCCACCAGGCGTCGTATGCGAAGTGCTGCGGGCCGCGGTCGGTCTCCCACGCCCGCAGGACGTCGAACGTCGTGTGGTCGAGCAACGCGATCCCGCCGGGTCCGTCGTCGTCGCCCTCCGGACCCCCGATGCAGGTCAGGAACACCCCGTCCGGCCCGCAGTGCATCGTGTGCGGGCGCGAGTAGCCGGCCTTGTCGGACAGCTCCTTGCCGCTGATCGTCCGGACCAGGCGCGGAGCGCGCGGGTCCGGCTGGGTGTCGAGCACGTGGATGTCCGACGAGCGCAGGCCCGGCACCAGCAGGTACCGCCGGGCGAGCTCGCCGCCGTGGCCCTCGTGCCGCAGTGCGCTCGAGCACGCGTTCCAGCCGAAGTGGTGCAGCTCGTGGCCGAGGCCCGGGACCTCCGTCCAGCCGACCACCTGGCCGTAGGCGTCCGACGCCGGGTTCACGTCGACGACGGTCATGGCGTCGTGCTTCTGCGCTGCCCGGTCGAACGCGACGACGTAGGCCAGCTCCTCCGGCGGGGCGGCCGCCGCCTCGGCGGGCGAGCGGTAGAACGTCGGGTCCACGGTCGACTGGCTCATGCTGGGCCTCCTGCCCGGAGTTACCGACGATCGGACGGGCCCTCGGCCGCTGGACGCGGCGCCGGGCGACCTGAGCCGGCGCAGCCGTGTCTAGCAGCGCGGCGGCGACGGCACAATCGCCCGCCTGCCTCACCGAGGTCGCGTTGCTCGATGCGTGATCACGGCGTAGATCGGTCGCTGGACGCCCTGACCCGCAGCTGTGGAGGCAGCCGGATCGAGCCGGGCCGCTCGCCGTCCAGGATCTCGACGAGGAGCTCCACTCCCCTGCGCCCCATCTCGAGGTTCGGGGTGGCGACGCTGCTCAGCGGGATCGGCAGCTCCGCGGCGAGGGACACGTCGTTGTAGCCGACGATCGCGACGTCCCGCCCGACGCGCAGCCCGGCGTCGCGCAACGCGCCCATCGCCCCGATCGCCGCGAAGTCGTTCACCGCGAACACCGCGGTCGGCGGCGGGCCGGGCGTGTCCAGGACCCGCTGCATCGCCTGCCGCCCGCCTGCGGCGTCGAAGGGCCCGTGGACGACCCGATCCGCGGGTACCGTCCGCCCCGCGGCCGACCACCGCTCCAGGAACGCCCGGGTCCGGTCGCTGCCGGTGCTGGCGTAGGGCTCACCCGCGAGGACGGCGACCCGGACGTGGCCCCGGTCGAGGAGGTGCTCCGCGACGAGACGACCGCCCGTGACGTCGTCCCCCGTCACCGCCGGGTGGGCGCCGGTCCGCCTGCTGACGAGCACGAACGGGACACCCCTGCGCTCGAGGTCGTCGAGCAGGTCGCCGCGCTCGGAGGCGTCGCCGATGATCAGGCCCTCCACGCGGTGGTCGAGCATGACCTCGGCGCGGGCCCGCTGCTCGTCCGGGTCGTCGTAGGTGTTGGCGACGACGGTGCGGTACCCGGCCTGCCGCGCGGCCTCCTCGACGCCCTCGTAGATCGTGGCGAGGACGTAGTCGGACAGGCGCGGGACGAGCATCCCGAGCAGGCGGCTGCGCCGGGTCCGCAGGCCGCTGGCCAGCTGGTCGCGGGAGTACCCGAGCCGGGCCGCGGCCGCGCGGACCCGCTCCGCCGTGTTCGCCGAGGGAGCCCGGGCCCCACCGGTCGCACCGTGGAGGGCGCGGGACGCGGTGGTCACGGAGACGCCCGCGTCCTGCGCGATGTCCTTCAACGTGACCCGGCGGTGTCGAGCTGCCGGCACCGTCACCCCTTGACGCGCGCGTGCACACTGCGGTTCAGTGGCTGTACAAACGATAGTACAAGATCGGGGCGGTCGGACGTGTACATCTGCAGCACCTGCGCGGTGGAGCACGAAGAAGCGGTCGAGGTCTGCGCGATCTGCGCCGACGAGCGGCAATGGGTGCCCGCCGACGGGCAGCGGTGGACCACGCTCGACGAGCTCGCCGCCGCGGGGCACGAGGTCCGGGTGCGGGAGCTCGAGCCGGACCTGTTCGGCATCACCGTCGAGCCGAAGCTCGGCATCGGTCAGCAGGCCCACCTCGTGCGCACCCCTGCCGGCAACGTCATCTGGGACATGGTGGGCTACGTCGACGAGGACGCTG
Encoded here:
- a CDS encoding LLM class flavin-dependent oxidoreductase, which encodes MTRLRSALWLPIFDELAEPALVARLAAEAEEAGWHRMFVWDHVRWRAPVRQVADPWITLAAIASATERLRLGPMVTPLARRRPAKVARETATLDRLSSGRLTLGVGLGSDRFAGELRATGEELDDRRRGQMLDASLEILAAAWSGEPVHHHGPHYTVDGISFLPRPVQRPGVPVWAAALPGSVKPLRRAARHDGFFPVNLEHPDQLAEVVTTVTELREGKTTPYDVAVALPAGADPAPYAEAGATWWLAEFEPDTVSLDQVRGVLRDGPVGV
- a CDS encoding selenium-binding protein SBP56-related protein, producing the protein MSQSTVDPTFYRSPAEAAAAPPEELAYVVAFDRAAQKHDAMTVVDVNPASDAYGQVVGWTEVPGLGHELHHFGWNACSSALRHEGHGGELARRYLLVPGLRSSDIHVLDTQPDPRAPRLVRTISGKELSDKAGYSRPHTMHCGPDGVFLTCIGGPEGDDDGPGGIALLDHTTFDVLRAWETDRGPQHFAYDAWWHLNQNTLISSEWGSPSMIEDGVVPELLLGGKYGHALHFWDLADGRHVQSVDLGAQHQMVLEVRPSHDPDATWGFVGVVISTEDLSGSIWRWFRDGDEWKVEKVISVPAEPADPDRLPPALKPFGAVPPLITDIDLSVDDRFLYVSCWGTGEMKQFDVSDPAHPRQTGSVRLGGIVDRAAHPARPDLPLAGGPQMVEVSRDGRRVYFTNSLYGAWDDQFFPDGVGAWMAKLDVDPAGGLSVDERFFPHGDDFRGLRPHQIRLQGGDASSDSYCYR
- a CDS encoding LacI family DNA-binding transcriptional regulator; this encodes MPAARHRRVTLKDIAQDAGVSVTTASRALHGATGGARAPSANTAERVRAAAARLGYSRDQLASGLRTRRSRLLGMLVPRLSDYVLATIYEGVEEAARQAGYRTVVANTYDDPDEQRARAEVMLDHRVEGLIIGDASERGDLLDDLERRGVPFVLVSRRTGAHPAVTGDDVTGGRLVAEHLLDRGHVRVAVLAGEPYASTGSDRTRAFLERWSAAGRTVPADRVVHGPFDAAGGRQAMQRVLDTPGPPPTAVFAVNDFAAIGAMGALRDAGLRVGRDVAIVGYNDVSLAAELPIPLSSVATPNLEMGRRGVELLVEILDGERPGSIRLPPQLRVRASSDRSTP